The following are encoded in a window of uncultured Ilyobacter sp. genomic DNA:
- the waaF gene encoding lipopolysaccharide heptosyltransferase II gives MKILIIHTAFIGDIVLSTPLIKKLKERYPDSSITYVTTPLGATILRNNPNLAEIIEYDKRGEHKGLKGLLLLGKRLKYKNFDMIITPHRYLRSSVLTWLTGAPDRVGYDNATGKLFFNKKVHYDKNKHEVEKLLSFVEDNHYKYYGIELFPGKSEKTRIDEIWSENHLENKKIVALAPGSKWFTKQWPLEYFNNVIEELSKREDTAIVLIGGREELLLNIKETDKTVNLIGKTSLLEVAEVTRRCHLILTNDSSPIHIASAWENTHIIAIFGATVKELGFYPWSKNSQIIENSGLTCRPCGLHGGKKCPKGHFKCMLELKPEMVLEKIEERLNKITL, from the coding sequence ATGAAAATTTTAATTATACATACAGCCTTTATAGGGGACATTGTCCTGTCTACTCCTCTTATAAAAAAGCTCAAAGAGAGATATCCGGATAGTAGTATAACCTACGTCACAACTCCTCTAGGGGCAACCATTCTCAGAAACAATCCAAACTTGGCCGAGATAATCGAATATGATAAAAGAGGTGAGCACAAGGGTCTCAAAGGGCTTCTTCTTTTGGGAAAAAGATTAAAGTACAAAAATTTTGACATGATAATCACTCCTCATAGGTATCTCAGAAGTTCTGTACTTACTTGGCTTACAGGGGCTCCTGATAGAGTTGGATACGACAATGCAACAGGCAAACTGTTTTTTAACAAAAAAGTGCATTATGACAAAAATAAGCATGAAGTTGAAAAATTACTATCCTTTGTTGAGGATAATCATTATAAGTATTATGGCATAGAGTTGTTCCCTGGAAAATCCGAGAAAACTAGAATAGACGAAATCTGGTCAGAAAACCATCTTGAAAATAAAAAAATTGTCGCTCTTGCTCCTGGAAGCAAATGGTTTACCAAACAATGGCCCCTTGAATACTTCAATAATGTAATCGAGGAACTTTCCAAAAGAGAGGATACGGCTATAGTCCTTATAGGGGGTCGAGAAGAACTTCTCCTAAATATAAAAGAGACCGATAAGACAGTCAACCTAATAGGAAAGACATCCCTTCTAGAAGTTGCAGAGGTCACAAGAAGATGCCACCTTATTTTGACCAATGACTCATCCCCTATACACATAGCCTCAGCCTGGGAAAACACCCATATCATAGCCATTTTTGGAGCCACTGTGAAAGAGCTTGGATTCTATCCATGGTCCAAAAATAGCCAGATAATAGAAAACAGCGGACTTACGTGCAGACCCTGCGGACTCCACGGAGGAAAGAAATGTCCTAAAGGGCATTTCAAGTGTATGCTTGAGCTGAAACCGGAAATGGTACTGGAAAAAATAGAGGAAAGATTGAATAAAATAACTCTTTAA
- a CDS encoding ferritin, with product MNKRVEDALNEQVNKEFYSAYLYLSMSSYFSEKNLNGFANFMRVQYQEEISHGMKIFDYIMERGGRAKLKPIDDVKLDWKDVIEVFEETCDHEKFITDSINNIVDISYEERDHATTNMLQWFVKEQVEEEATAQGLLEQLKMIDGKGAGLFMIDRELMTRTFVNSTQEA from the coding sequence ATGAACAAAAGAGTAGAAGATGCACTTAACGAACAAGTCAACAAAGAGTTTTATTCTGCATATCTTTACCTGTCGATGAGTTCTTATTTTTCAGAAAAGAATTTGAACGGTTTTGCAAATTTCATGAGAGTTCAATATCAGGAAGAGATAAGCCACGGAATGAAAATATTTGATTATATAATGGAAAGAGGGGGTAGAGCTAAGCTTAAGCCTATCGATGATGTAAAATTAGACTGGAAAGACGTTATTGAAGTTTTCGAAGAAACTTGTGACCATGAAAAATTTATAACTGATTCTATAAATAATATTGTAGATATCTCTTATGAAGAGAGAGATCATGCTACAACAAATATGCTACAATGGTTTGTGAAGGAGCAGGTAGAAGAGGAAGCTACTGCTCAAGGGTTACTAGAGCAGTTGAAAATGATAGATGGTAAAGGGGCCGGTCTTTTTATGATCGACAGGGAGCTTATGACAAGAACATTTGTAAATTCTACTCAGGAAGCATAA
- a CDS encoding rubredoxin, whose translation MEKWACVVCGYVYDSVIGDPDAGIEVGTAFEDIPEDWICPLCGVGKDHFEKI comes from the coding sequence ATGGAAAAATGGGCATGTGTTGTATGTGGTTATGTTTATGATTCTGTAATAGGTGATCCTGATGCAGGTATAGAGGTTGGAACAGCCTTTGAGGATATCCCTGAAGACTGGATATGTCCACTTTGTGGTGTTGGAAAAGACCACTTCGAAAAAATATAA
- a CDS encoding rubrerythrin, with product MSIKGTKTEKNLLKAFAGESQARMRYTFFAERAKEEGYEQIAELFLETAENEKEHARRFFSFLDRGDNLEIDAAYPAGYVGNTLKNLKMAAAGEHEEHTELYPTFAKIAQEEGFPEVAAVFRMISKVEVEHENRYLKLAGNIEKNMVFEREDKVRWKCRKCGYVHEGKLALETCPVCNAPKAFFELKETDY from the coding sequence ATGTCAATCAAAGGAACTAAAACTGAAAAAAATCTTTTAAAGGCTTTTGCTGGGGAATCCCAGGCAAGAATGAGGTATACTTTTTTTGCAGAAAGAGCCAAAGAGGAAGGGTACGAGCAGATAGCAGAACTTTTTTTGGAAACAGCTGAAAATGAAAAAGAACACGCCAGAAGGTTTTTCTCCTTCTTAGACAGAGGAGACAACTTAGAGATCGATGCAGCATATCCTGCTGGATATGTAGGTAACACCCTTAAAAACCTAAAGATGGCCGCTGCAGGAGAACATGAGGAACATACCGAACTTTATCCTACCTTTGCAAAAATAGCTCAGGAAGAGGGCTTCCCTGAAGTGGCTGCCGTTTTCAGAATGATCTCTAAGGTAGAGGTAGAACACGAAAACAGATATTTGAAATTAGCAGGAAATATAGAGAAAAATATGGTATTTGAAAGAGAAGATAAAGTTCGTTGGAAATGCAGAAAATGCGGATACGTACATGAAGGGAAGCTTGCTCTTGAGACTTGTCCAGTATGTAATGCACCAAAGGCCTTTTTTGAATTAAAAGAAACTGATTACTAA
- a CDS encoding Fur family transcriptional regulator translates to MKLHIEDIGAYLKSHDIKPSYQRMKIFDYLITHRNHPTVDTIYRSLSQEIPTLSKTTVYNTLNLFVEKNIAVVIVIEENETRYDADVDIHGHFKCDKCSKVYDIDIDTKKIDISSLDKFQINEHHLYFKGICEECLKNS, encoded by the coding sequence ATGAAATTACACATTGAAGATATAGGGGCATATCTTAAAAGCCACGATATAAAGCCCTCCTATCAAAGAATGAAGATATTTGACTACCTAATAACACATAGAAATCATCCCACTGTAGATACTATCTACAGATCATTATCCCAGGAAATACCAACTCTTTCTAAAACAACAGTTTACAACACCTTGAACCTCTTTGTAGAGAAGAACATAGCTGTGGTTATAGTGATAGAGGAAAATGAAACAAGATATGATGCAGATGTAGATATCCACGGGCATTTTAAATGTGATAAATGCAGCAAGGTCTACGATATCGATATAGACACCAAAAAAATAGATATCAGTAGTCTAGATAAGTTTCAGATAAACGAACACCATCTCTATTTCAAAGGGATATGTGAGGAGTGTCTTAAAAATTCATAG
- a CDS encoding N-acetyltransferase produces MKFIEVRGEDTEIINGILDLEKINFGANGGVDIWTLKPLVRYGKVFVLMDEDIVVSAIEFIHKFESREMYLYGVSTRKEFWGRGCAKELIKRSTEYFKEKGIEKISLTVAPENKRAVGLYKKIGYTLENIQKSEYGEGVDRLYMVKKLSENTKEIV; encoded by the coding sequence ATGAAGTTTATAGAGGTCCGTGGAGAGGATACAGAGATAATCAACGGAATCTTAGATCTTGAAAAAATAAACTTTGGTGCCAACGGAGGGGTTGATATATGGACACTCAAGCCTCTTGTTCGATACGGTAAAGTTTTTGTTTTGATGGACGAAGATATCGTTGTCAGTGCCATAGAGTTTATTCATAAATTTGAGTCAAGGGAGATGTACCTTTACGGAGTCTCTACCAGAAAGGAGTTTTGGGGGAGAGGCTGTGCAAAAGAGCTCATCAAAAGGAGTACCGAGTATTTTAAGGAGAAGGGTATAGAAAAAATAAGTCTAACTGTAGCACCTGAAAATAAACGTGCTGTCGGACTTTACAAAAAAATAGGCTACACTCTAGAAAACATTCAAAAAAGTGAATATGGAGAAGGAGTAGACCGTCTTTATATGGTTAAAAAATTATCTGAAAATACAAAGGAAATTGTATGA
- a CDS encoding glycosyltransferase family 2 protein, translating to MKLSVGIITFNEEKILPVTLEAAAKIADEIVIVDSNSSDRTVEIARSFGAKVYDEEWKGFGPQKNSVIEKCSGDWILLIDADEELSEDLIERLKDIKKGTYDYEVYQINRCSVCFGKELKYGGWSNQYATRLWKNGSVEVSDNLVHEEYITKLEIGKIKEKINHYSYLTLKDYFDRFNRYTTLGAEEYYRRGKKSGTLKIVFNPMYKFFRMYFFRLGFLDGVEGFVIACTSSMYSMTKYFKLREMYKNGSYLENKKS from the coding sequence ATGAAACTATCCGTTGGAATAATAACATTTAATGAAGAAAAAATCCTTCCGGTTACTCTAGAAGCTGCTGCTAAAATTGCAGATGAAATCGTAATTGTAGACAGTAACAGTAGTGACAGAACTGTGGAAATAGCCCGTAGTTTCGGAGCCAAGGTCTACGATGAGGAGTGGAAGGGGTTTGGTCCTCAAAAAAACTCAGTCATCGAAAAATGTAGCGGAGACTGGATACTGCTTATAGATGCAGACGAGGAACTCTCTGAAGATCTTATAGAAAGATTAAAAGATATAAAAAAAGGGACCTATGATTACGAGGTCTACCAAATAAACAGATGCTCCGTATGTTTTGGAAAAGAACTAAAATACGGTGGATGGAGCAACCAGTACGCCACAAGACTCTGGAAAAACGGAAGTGTTGAAGTCAGTGATAACCTAGTCCATGAAGAATATATAACAAAACTTGAAATTGGAAAAATAAAAGAAAAAATAAATCATTATTCATATCTAACACTGAAGGATTACTTTGATAGATTCAATCGATATACAACCTTAGGAGCTGAGGAGTATTATCGGAGGGGAAAAAAATCCGGGACCTTGAAAATAGTCTTCAATCCAATGTATAAATTTTTCAGGATGTATTTTTTCAGACTTGGATTTTTAGATGGTGTCGAGGGGTTTGTCATAGCCTGTACCAGTTCTATGTATTCAATGACAAAGTATTTTAAATTGAGAGAGATGTACAAAAACGGATCCTATCTAGAAAATAAAAAAAGCTAA
- the fetB gene encoding iron export ABC transporter permease subunit FetB — protein MDKIIDLEIWQVGSAFVFIVMLMLIVKIKGISREKEILISSVRMTLQLTFTGYLLTYLFESRNPYYTVLVLGIMETFAVKNIFKRVKVPLSTKLKKIIAFSMVCGTTVSLAYFILVVVNLSPWYEPRYVIPISGMIIGNSMTGISLGVTKLVDGFLSKKHLVETSLMLGATPKSASKEIVDGAFDSAILPTINSMVGMGIVFLPGMMTGQILSGTSPLTAIQYQIAIMLGIAGSVSLTVILFVQEGYKTFFNDEQQLTLEIE, from the coding sequence ATGGATAAAATTATAGATTTGGAGATATGGCAGGTGGGATCGGCTTTTGTCTTTATCGTGATGCTGATGCTCATAGTGAAGATAAAGGGAATATCTAGGGAAAAAGAGATACTGATATCTTCTGTGAGAATGACTCTTCAGCTTACCTTTACAGGTTATCTTCTCACTTATCTTTTTGAAAGCAGAAATCCATATTATACAGTTTTAGTCTTAGGGATAATGGAAACCTTTGCAGTAAAAAATATTTTTAAAAGGGTGAAAGTCCCACTATCTACAAAACTTAAAAAGATTATAGCTTTTTCCATGGTCTGCGGAACTACGGTTAGTCTGGCATATTTTATACTGGTGGTTGTGAATCTGTCTCCGTGGTACGAGCCTAGATACGTCATCCCAATAAGCGGGATGATTATAGGCAACTCAATGACAGGAATATCCTTGGGGGTTACGAAGCTGGTAGATGGATTCCTTTCCAAAAAACATCTTGTGGAAACATCTCTCATGCTAGGTGCTACACCAAAATCTGCATCAAAGGAGATAGTAGACGGAGCCTTTGATTCTGCGATACTCCCTACAATAAACTCCATGGTTGGGATGGGTATAGTCTTTCTTCCTGGTATGATGACAGGTCAGATACTGTCAGGGACCTCGCCGCTCACGGCTATCCAATATCAGATAGCAATCATGCTGGGGATAGCAGGGAGTGTATCTCTTACTGTAATTCTTTTTGTGCAGGAAGGATATAAGACTTTTTTCAACGATGAGCAGCAGTTGACTCTAGAAATCGAATAA
- the truA gene encoding tRNA pseudouridine(38-40) synthase TruA: MKNIKIEYEYDGSGFFGFQRQLSARTVQGEIESALRLVLKEEITLNSSGRTDRGVHAYMQVSNFFTTSKIPIDRLEFALKNLIPGDIKIHTMMQVPEEFHARFSAKSRAYEYIMGWDRTAFETKYVSSVKGEVEPEKLEKILEPLVGRHNFEGFRLADCSGKSPVREISEIKCYKKDRNKIGVYIRGNAFLKSQIRIIMGTALAVYFGKRPKNYLINKLKNPDNRAEKIVAEGSGLYLCDIEY, encoded by the coding sequence ATGAAAAATATTAAAATAGAGTATGAATATGACGGAAGTGGTTTTTTTGGCTTCCAGAGACAACTATCTGCTAGAACTGTCCAGGGGGAGATAGAATCAGCCTTGAGGCTGGTCTTAAAAGAAGAGATCACTCTTAACTCTTCAGGAAGGACAGATAGGGGGGTTCATGCCTACATGCAGGTATCAAATTTTTTTACAACTTCAAAGATACCCATAGACAGGCTAGAGTTTGCATTAAAAAATCTCATTCCCGGAGATATAAAGATACATACCATGATGCAGGTGCCTGAAGAGTTTCATGCACGTTTTTCTGCAAAATCAAGGGCTTATGAATATATAATGGGATGGGACAGGACAGCTTTTGAGACAAAGTATGTATCCTCAGTTAAGGGGGAAGTTGAACCTGAAAAACTCGAGAAAATTCTTGAACCTCTTGTCGGCAGACACAATTTTGAAGGATTCAGACTCGCCGACTGCTCTGGAAAAAGTCCCGTCAGGGAAATATCAGAAATCAAATGTTACAAAAAAGACAGAAATAAGATAGGCGTATATATAAGAGGGAATGCTTTTTTGAAATCCCAAATAAGGATAATAATGGGAACGGCCCTTGCTGTATACTTTGGAAAAAGACCAAAAAACTATCTCATAAATAAACTGAAAAATCCAGACAATCGAGCCGAAAAAATTGTGGCTGAAGGTTCAGGACTGTACCTTTGTGATATTGAATATTAA
- a CDS encoding ABC transporter ATP-binding protein: protein MYKLENVKYKDILHIEKLEILPQKITCILGESGGGKTTLIKLLNKMISPTSGDVFYCDKLLRELDSVRVRREVVMLSQSPGIFPGSIRDNLLVGLKFSEKAPADDNELVELMKKIHLNKHLDDAAENLSGGEKQRVALGRVMLMDPKILLLDEPSSALDEKTEKNIIREVADYVRSKKKTLIVVTHSKEIAKEYADEIIEMAGGRVMDKKVVEPNG, encoded by the coding sequence ATGTATAAACTGGAAAATGTGAAATATAAAGATATTCTTCATATAGAAAAACTAGAGATTCTACCTCAAAAGATAACCTGTATTCTAGGTGAGAGCGGTGGAGGGAAAACTACTCTTATAAAGCTTTTGAACAAAATGATAAGCCCTACTTCAGGGGATGTTTTTTATTGTGATAAATTGCTAAGGGAGCTCGATTCTGTGAGAGTGAGAAGGGAGGTCGTAATGCTTTCCCAGTCTCCCGGTATATTTCCCGGTAGTATCAGGGACAACCTCTTGGTGGGTCTGAAATTTTCAGAAAAAGCTCCTGCAGACGACAATGAACTTGTAGAGCTGATGAAAAAAATCCACCTCAATAAGCACCTAGATGATGCGGCGGAAAATCTCTCTGGAGGTGAAAAGCAGAGAGTGGCCCTAGGAAGAGTCATGCTGATGGACCCTAAAATTCTTCTTCTAGATGAACCCTCCTCTGCCCTGGATGAAAAGACTGAGAAGAATATCATAAGGGAAGTGGCAGACTATGTCAGGAGTAAAAAGAAAACCCTTATTGTGGTGACCCATTCAAAAGAGATAGCTAAAGAATATGCAGATGAAATAATAGAGATGGCCGGGGGAAGAGTAATGGATAAAAAGGTGGTAGAGCCTAATGGATAA
- a CDS encoding glycosyltransferase family 9 protein, which produces MEIKKIIVSRTDKIGDLVLSIPSFYMLRKMYPNSDITVLVRKYNYEIVKNLPCINRVIKIDDYRQKDLIEKIKHFNADVFIALYNDGFVSKLAKASKAKWKIGPISKLNSIFTYNKGIRQKRSLSVKNEAEYNLDLIKKLDPELFEKKYEINNTIFLENRHEKAAEVFMMENNIDGPVLIINPFMGGSAKNISDEEYVDLLKEIKEKISLINIIITCHISEEDRGEEIVKKIGKNGIFLFANGGDLLNLAAIISKADLYLGGSTGPTHIAASMKRSIVAIYPNKKTQHPVRWGVFGWKDVEYIIPDENNPKEDYSNKHFDSYNSEIKNKIVNTVIKKLVEKEAKI; this is translated from the coding sequence GTGGAAATAAAAAAAATAATAGTGTCTAGAACAGATAAAATAGGGGACTTGGTGCTTTCAATCCCTAGTTTTTATATGCTCAGGAAAATGTATCCTAATTCAGATATAACGGTTCTCGTAAGAAAATATAATTATGAGATCGTTAAAAATCTACCTTGTATAAATCGTGTTATAAAAATAGATGACTACAGACAGAAGGATCTGATAGAAAAAATAAAACACTTTAACGCCGATGTTTTCATAGCTCTCTACAACGATGGTTTTGTGTCAAAACTGGCCAAAGCCAGCAAAGCCAAGTGGAAAATAGGACCTATCTCAAAACTTAACTCTATTTTTACATATAACAAGGGGATACGTCAAAAAAGGTCTCTCTCTGTAAAAAATGAGGCAGAATACAATCTTGACCTCATAAAGAAACTTGACCCTGAGTTATTTGAAAAAAAATATGAGATAAATAACACCATATTTTTAGAGAACAGACATGAAAAAGCAGCAGAGGTTTTTATGATGGAAAATAATATAGATGGTCCGGTTCTCATAATCAATCCATTTATGGGAGGTTCTGCCAAAAATATTTCTGATGAGGAGTATGTAGATCTTCTAAAAGAGATAAAAGAAAAGATATCGCTTATAAATATCATCATCACATGTCATATCTCTGAAGAAGATAGGGGCGAGGAAATTGTTAAAAAAATTGGAAAAAATGGAATATTTCTCTTTGCAAATGGAGGAGATTTACTGAACCTGGCTGCAATAATCTCAAAAGCTGACCTGTATCTGGGTGGATCAACTGGTCCCACTCATATAGCAGCATCTATGAAAAGAAGTATCGTGGCTATATATCCAAACAAAAAAACACAGCATCCTGTTCGATGGGGGGTTTTTGGGTGGAAGGATGTCGAATATATAATTCCCGATGAAAACAACCCTAAAGAGGACTACTCTAACAAACATTTTGACAGCTACAATAGTGAAATAAAAAATAAAATTGTTAATACTGTAATTAAAAAATTGGTGGAGAAGGAGGCGAAAATATGA
- a CDS encoding transglycosylase SLT domain-containing protein, translating to MEKTRLYPYPHMKNSNKDNMKLISVLLFFVLTVLLLFSLYKKEMTIKSLKNQVLQIQLNEKKKEMKYMEKIKNNETIIEKQKNEIEELKKFKLILEKVKEISRENINEKEALAVAKALYDVHNETGIGWEIIASMIMVESSYRPDVISTDPAYGLMQLTYNVGKDIGEKIDKKKIKKNDLLDIERNVYYGTYYLLKQIIYFSNVSDGIMAYNLGAGRVNELKNDQGGKLESEYLKKVKKYYTKIID from the coding sequence ATGGAAAAAACTAGACTATATCCATATCCTCATATGAAAAATTCGAACAAGGATAATATGAAGTTAATTTCAGTTTTATTGTTTTTTGTGCTTACAGTGCTTCTCCTTTTTAGCCTTTATAAAAAAGAGATGACAATAAAGAGCCTAAAAAACCAGGTTCTTCAAATTCAGTTGAATGAAAAGAAAAAAGAGATGAAATACATGGAAAAAATAAAAAATAATGAAACCATAATTGAAAAACAAAAAAATGAAATTGAAGAACTTAAAAAATTTAAGCTCATTCTCGAGAAGGTAAAAGAGATAAGCAGGGAGAATATAAACGAAAAAGAAGCTTTGGCTGTAGCCAAAGCTCTTTATGACGTTCATAATGAAACCGGTATCGGATGGGAAATAATTGCGTCTATGATAATGGTAGAAAGTAGCTACAGACCAGATGTTATCTCTACTGATCCAGCCTATGGTCTCATGCAGCTCACCTACAATGTTGGTAAAGATATCGGTGAAAAAATAGATAAAAAAAAAATAAAAAAAAATGACCTGCTGGATATTGAGAGGAACGTCTACTACGGAACCTATTACCTTTTAAAACAGATTATTTATTTTTCAAATGTCTCTGATGGTATCATGGCATATAACCTAGGAGCTGGAAGGGTCAATGAGTTAAAGAATGATCAAGGTGGCAAACTAGAATCTGAATACCTTAAAAAAGTTAAAAAATACTATACAAAGATCATAGATTGA
- a CDS encoding rubredoxin, whose protein sequence is MEKWVCIVCGYVYDPETGDPDSGVEPGTKFEDIPEDWVCPLCGVGKDQFEKA, encoded by the coding sequence ATGGAAAAATGGGTATGTATTGTATGCGGATATGTATATGATCCTGAAACAGGAGATCCTGATTCTGGTGTAGAACCTGGTACAAAATTTGAAGATATTCCTGAAGATTGGGTGTGTCCACTTTGCGGAGTTGGAAAAGACCAGTTTGAAAAAGCATAA
- a CDS encoding rubredoxin: protein MDKWVCVVCGYVYDPETGDPDSGVEPGTKFEDIPEDWVCPLCGVGKDQFEKA, encoded by the coding sequence ATGGATAAATGGGTATGTGTTGTATGTGGATATGTATATGATCCTGAAACAGGGGATCCTGATTCTGGTGTAGAACCTGGTACAAAATTTGAAGATATTCCTGAAGATTGGGTGTGTCCACTTTGCGGAGTTGGAAAAGACCAGTTTGAAAAAGCATAA